One segment of Strix aluco isolate bStrAlu1 chromosome 4, bStrAlu1.hap1, whole genome shotgun sequence DNA contains the following:
- the MAP9 gene encoding microtubule-associated protein 9 isoform X2 produces MSGEGGGRRAVSRRSAVEDKPQEAISAHAAREQTAEYSDDFESDEDGMINGIGEELNESNSGAESTKKSVAVESPLSDDDDSQKTDLKNEAADDLTLSFHEKKLQQIMLLESENIQDDRKDGEEECLESRNEGDDRKNNEECSAAEVPCDNSESDPCNDLPIHEVQKKRNQEENKPIPKPRVHKTRNASASDQDRKISTSDLKLEDNSQKSPSVTEVTMTTVCEKTKKLEKSTIDSSDETLKIVEGQIVTDTIQEVSVNDQSECGEAKNTSKDSVKKLSEAKERVLQNLKAALSDRSLSSAHLKKKAKAVPPATPISSQYLGSLKVLEDKHTQKNGTEFDKADSLRAAVFQNWLEKKRVFLLELKRTEKKKAENLRNNAEEKEAVKREEAIASFEAWKKKKGSEAKKLSEKKKFEELKKKKAAEQNEEKAEAAQKAFEKWKERKVEYLREQSRKEKQSERIRKKKEEELVAEKKRDSVSAVEKWNERKEEYIKQKKIEKILERRKQEIQQAKKEEKSKKAMEEYERWLEKKERREQLEKKQKNLQAVHGNEVLSPWSPPGKVTYSRNY; encoded by the exons ATGTCGGGGGAAGGCGGCGGCAGGCGGGCGGTGAGTCGGCGCAGCGCGGTGGAG GATAAGCCCCAAGAAGCAATTTCTGCTCATGCAGCAAGAGAGCAAACAGCTGAATACTCAGACGACTTCGAGAGTGACGAAGATGGCATGATAAACG GTATTGGGGAAGAACTTAATGAAAGTAATTCAGGTGCTGAAAGCACTAAGAAATCAGTTGCTGTTGAGAGTCCTCTCTCAGATGATGATGATTCACAAAAAACAGATCTGAAAAATGAAGCTGCTGATGACTTGACTTTATCCTTTCATGAAAAGAAGCTTCAGCAAATAATGCTTTTAGAAAGTGAAAACATACAGGATGACAGAAAAGATGGTGAAGAAGAATGTTTGGAAAGTCGAAATGAGGgtgatgacagaaaaaataatgaagagtgTTCAGCTGCTGAAGTGCCATGTGATAATAGTGAAAGTGACCCTTGTAACGACTTGCCTATTCATGaagtacagaagaaaagaaatcaagaggaaaacaaaccaatACCAAAGCCACGGGTGCACAAAACAAGAAATGCTTCAGCATCAg ATCAAGATCGGAAGATCAGCACCAGTGACTTGAAACTGGAGGACAACAGTCAAAAATCCCCTTCTGTGACAGAAGTAACGATGACCACAGTAtgtgagaaaacaaagaaattggaGAAGTCAACAATTGACAGTTcagatgaaacactgaaaatagtGGAGGGGCAAATAGTAACTGATACAATACAGGAGGTGTCAGTGAATGATCAGTCTGAGTGTGGGGAGGCAAAGAACACTTCAAAAGACTCTGTCAAG AAACTAAGTGAAGCAAAGGAGAGAGTTCTACAAAACCTGAAAGCTGCTTTATCTGACAG ATCTCTGTCTTCTGCACActtaaagaaaaaggcaaaagctgTTCCACCAGCTACACCTATATCATCTCAATATCTGGGATCATTAAAGGTGTTGGAAGataaacacacacagaagaaTGGTACAGAATTTGACAAAGCAGATAGTTTACGAGCAGCTGTTTTCCAG AATTGGTTGGAAAAGAAAAGGGTCTTTCTACTGGAATTAAAGagaactgaaaagaagaaagctgaaaatCTAAGGAACAATGCTGAAGAG AAAGAAGCTGTTAAAAGAGAGGAAGCAATTGCATCTTTTgaagcctggaaaaaaaagaaaggaagcgAAGCAAAGAAGTTAAGCgaaaaaaagaagtttgaggaacttaagaaaaagaaagcagcagaacagaatgaggaaaaagcagaagcagcacagaag GCATtcgaaaaatggaaagaaagaaaggtggaATATTTaagagaacaaagcagaaaggaaaaacagtctgaaagaatcaggaagaaaaaagaagaggaactgGTTGCAGAGAAGAAGAGAGACAGCGTGTCAGCAGTTGAAAAATG gaatgaaagaaaggaagaatatataaaacagaagaaaatagaaaaaattttagagagaagaaagcaagaaatacaacaggcaaagaaggaagaaaaaagtaaaaaggctATGGAGGAATATGAAAGATGgctg gaaaagaaagagaggagagagcagCTTGAGAAGAAGCAAAAGAATTTGCAGGCTGTCCATGGGAATGAAGTGCTTTCTCCCTGGAGTCCACCTGGCAAAGTCACATATTCAAGGAATTACTGA
- the MAP9 gene encoding microtubule-associated protein 9 isoform X1, whose amino-acid sequence MSGEGGGRRAVSRRSAVEDKPQEAISAHAAREQTAEYSDDFESDEDGMINGIGEELNESNSGAESTKKSVAVESPLSDDDDSQKTDLKNEAADDLTLSFHEKKLQQIMLLESENIQDDRKDGEEECLESRNEGDDRKNNEECSAAEVPCDNSESDPCNDLPIHEVQKKRNQEENKPIPKPRVHKTRNASASAPSSLTTLNVQAMPKKKLLDESPGPEGPWLESTSPQFSINFTSHNERSGDSDLLMCGEAPPVKDQDRKISTSDLKLEDNSQKSPSVTEVTMTTVCEKTKKLEKSTIDSSDETLKIVEGQIVTDTIQEVSVNDQSECGEAKNTSKDSVKKLSEAKERVLQNLKAALSDRSLSSAHLKKKAKAVPPATPISSQYLGSLKVLEDKHTQKNGTEFDKADSLRAAVFQNWLEKKRVFLLELKRTEKKKAENLRNNAEEKEAVKREEAIASFEAWKKKKGSEAKKLSEKKKFEELKKKKAAEQNEEKAEAAQKAFEKWKERKVEYLREQSRKEKQSERIRKKKEEELVAEKKRDSVSAVEKWNERKEEYIKQKKIEKILERRKQEIQQAKKEEKSKKAMEEYERWLEKKERREQLEKKQKNLQAVHGNEVLSPWSPPGKVTYSRNY is encoded by the exons ATGTCGGGGGAAGGCGGCGGCAGGCGGGCGGTGAGTCGGCGCAGCGCGGTGGAG GATAAGCCCCAAGAAGCAATTTCTGCTCATGCAGCAAGAGAGCAAACAGCTGAATACTCAGACGACTTCGAGAGTGACGAAGATGGCATGATAAACG GTATTGGGGAAGAACTTAATGAAAGTAATTCAGGTGCTGAAAGCACTAAGAAATCAGTTGCTGTTGAGAGTCCTCTCTCAGATGATGATGATTCACAAAAAACAGATCTGAAAAATGAAGCTGCTGATGACTTGACTTTATCCTTTCATGAAAAGAAGCTTCAGCAAATAATGCTTTTAGAAAGTGAAAACATACAGGATGACAGAAAAGATGGTGAAGAAGAATGTTTGGAAAGTCGAAATGAGGgtgatgacagaaaaaataatgaagagtgTTCAGCTGCTGAAGTGCCATGTGATAATAGTGAAAGTGACCCTTGTAACGACTTGCCTATTCATGaagtacagaagaaaagaaatcaagaggaaaacaaaccaatACCAAAGCCACGGGTGCACAAAACAAGAAATGCTTCAGCATCAg cacCATCATCCCTAACTACTCTGAATGTCCAAGCCATGCCCAAGAAAAAACTGCTTGACGAAAGCCCTGGTCCTGAA GGTCCATGGCTAGAAAGTACTTCACCAcaattttccattaattttactTCCCACAATGAAAGATCTGGAGACTCCGATTTACTGATGTGTGGAGAAGCACCACCTGTAAAAG ATCAAGATCGGAAGATCAGCACCAGTGACTTGAAACTGGAGGACAACAGTCAAAAATCCCCTTCTGTGACAGAAGTAACGATGACCACAGTAtgtgagaaaacaaagaaattggaGAAGTCAACAATTGACAGTTcagatgaaacactgaaaatagtGGAGGGGCAAATAGTAACTGATACAATACAGGAGGTGTCAGTGAATGATCAGTCTGAGTGTGGGGAGGCAAAGAACACTTCAAAAGACTCTGTCAAG AAACTAAGTGAAGCAAAGGAGAGAGTTCTACAAAACCTGAAAGCTGCTTTATCTGACAG ATCTCTGTCTTCTGCACActtaaagaaaaaggcaaaagctgTTCCACCAGCTACACCTATATCATCTCAATATCTGGGATCATTAAAGGTGTTGGAAGataaacacacacagaagaaTGGTACAGAATTTGACAAAGCAGATAGTTTACGAGCAGCTGTTTTCCAG AATTGGTTGGAAAAGAAAAGGGTCTTTCTACTGGAATTAAAGagaactgaaaagaagaaagctgaaaatCTAAGGAACAATGCTGAAGAG AAAGAAGCTGTTAAAAGAGAGGAAGCAATTGCATCTTTTgaagcctggaaaaaaaagaaaggaagcgAAGCAAAGAAGTTAAGCgaaaaaaagaagtttgaggaacttaagaaaaagaaagcagcagaacagaatgaggaaaaagcagaagcagcacagaag GCATtcgaaaaatggaaagaaagaaaggtggaATATTTaagagaacaaagcagaaaggaaaaacagtctgaaagaatcaggaagaaaaaagaagaggaactgGTTGCAGAGAAGAAGAGAGACAGCGTGTCAGCAGTTGAAAAATG gaatgaaagaaaggaagaatatataaaacagaagaaaatagaaaaaattttagagagaagaaagcaagaaatacaacaggcaaagaaggaagaaaaaagtaaaaaggctATGGAGGAATATGAAAGATGgctg gaaaagaaagagaggagagagcagCTTGAGAAGAAGCAAAAGAATTTGCAGGCTGTCCATGGGAATGAAGTGCTTTCTCCCTGGAGTCCACCTGGCAAAGTCACATATTCAAGGAATTACTGA
- the MAP9 gene encoding microtubule-associated protein 9 isoform X3: MSGEGGGRRAVSRRSAVEDKPQEAISAHAAREQTAEYSDDFESDEDGMINGIGEELNESNSGAESTKKSVAVESPLSDDDDSQKTDLKNEAADDLTLSFHEKKLQQIMLLESENIQDDRKDGEEECLESRNEGDDRKNNEECSAAEVPCDNSESDPCNDLPIHEVQKKRNQEENKPIPKPRVHKTRNASASDQDRKISTSDLKLEDNSQKSPSVTEVTMTTVCEKTKKLEKSTIDSSDETLKIVEGQIVTDTIQEVSVNDQSECGEAKNTSKDSVKKLSEAKERVLQNLKAALSDRSLSSAHLKKKAKAVPPATPISSQYLGSLKVLEDKHTQKNGTEFDKADSLRAAVFQNWLEKKRVFLLELKRTEKKKAENLRNNAEEKEAVKREEAIASFEAWKKKKGSEAKKLSEKKKFEELKKKKAAEQNEEKAEAAQKAFEKWKERKVEYLREQSRKEKQSERIRKKKEEELVAEKKRDSVSAVEKWCCPTGFWNIIVSQIFAYKCNRSE; this comes from the exons ATGTCGGGGGAAGGCGGCGGCAGGCGGGCGGTGAGTCGGCGCAGCGCGGTGGAG GATAAGCCCCAAGAAGCAATTTCTGCTCATGCAGCAAGAGAGCAAACAGCTGAATACTCAGACGACTTCGAGAGTGACGAAGATGGCATGATAAACG GTATTGGGGAAGAACTTAATGAAAGTAATTCAGGTGCTGAAAGCACTAAGAAATCAGTTGCTGTTGAGAGTCCTCTCTCAGATGATGATGATTCACAAAAAACAGATCTGAAAAATGAAGCTGCTGATGACTTGACTTTATCCTTTCATGAAAAGAAGCTTCAGCAAATAATGCTTTTAGAAAGTGAAAACATACAGGATGACAGAAAAGATGGTGAAGAAGAATGTTTGGAAAGTCGAAATGAGGgtgatgacagaaaaaataatgaagagtgTTCAGCTGCTGAAGTGCCATGTGATAATAGTGAAAGTGACCCTTGTAACGACTTGCCTATTCATGaagtacagaagaaaagaaatcaagaggaaaacaaaccaatACCAAAGCCACGGGTGCACAAAACAAGAAATGCTTCAGCATCAg ATCAAGATCGGAAGATCAGCACCAGTGACTTGAAACTGGAGGACAACAGTCAAAAATCCCCTTCTGTGACAGAAGTAACGATGACCACAGTAtgtgagaaaacaaagaaattggaGAAGTCAACAATTGACAGTTcagatgaaacactgaaaatagtGGAGGGGCAAATAGTAACTGATACAATACAGGAGGTGTCAGTGAATGATCAGTCTGAGTGTGGGGAGGCAAAGAACACTTCAAAAGACTCTGTCAAG AAACTAAGTGAAGCAAAGGAGAGAGTTCTACAAAACCTGAAAGCTGCTTTATCTGACAG ATCTCTGTCTTCTGCACActtaaagaaaaaggcaaaagctgTTCCACCAGCTACACCTATATCATCTCAATATCTGGGATCATTAAAGGTGTTGGAAGataaacacacacagaagaaTGGTACAGAATTTGACAAAGCAGATAGTTTACGAGCAGCTGTTTTCCAG AATTGGTTGGAAAAGAAAAGGGTCTTTCTACTGGAATTAAAGagaactgaaaagaagaaagctgaaaatCTAAGGAACAATGCTGAAGAG AAAGAAGCTGTTAAAAGAGAGGAAGCAATTGCATCTTTTgaagcctggaaaaaaaagaaaggaagcgAAGCAAAGAAGTTAAGCgaaaaaaagaagtttgaggaacttaagaaaaagaaagcagcagaacagaatgaggaaaaagcagaagcagcacagaag GCATtcgaaaaatggaaagaaagaaaggtggaATATTTaagagaacaaagcagaaaggaaaaacagtctgaaagaatcaggaagaaaaaagaagaggaactgGTTGCAGAGAAGAAGAGAGACAGCGTGTCAGCAGTTGAAAAATGGTGCTGCCCCACTGGGTTTTGGAATATCATAGTTTCCCAAATCTTTGCTTACAAATGCAATAGATCT gaatga